The sequence GAGATATTCGGGACCGATGAAGCCGACCACGGTATTGACGAGCAACGGCTTGTAGCGTCGCGCCAGCGCATAGGCCCGCGCCTCGCAGGTCTGCTGATCGACTCCGAAGTTGGCGTCGGCGGAAAGTGCGCTGCCTTGTCCGGTTTCGAAATACATCACGTTGTCGCCGACGGTGCCCCGCTTTAACGACAGTGCCGCGTCGCGCGCCTCGTCGAGGATTTCCGGTGTGACGCCGAAGGAGCGGTTGGTCTTCTCGGTCCCGCCGATCGACTGAAACACGAGATCGACCGGCGCGCCGACCTCGGCGAGTTTCACGGTGTTGGTAACGTGAGTCAGCACGCAACTCTGGGTCGGAATCGCGAAGTGCTGGATCACTTCATCCAGCATGTGCAAGAGATCGCGGAGCACAGGCATGCTGTCGGATGCGGGATTGAGTCCGATCACCGCGTCGCCGGAGCCCATCAGCAAGCCGTCCAGCGTCGATGCCGCCACGCCTCGCAGGTCGTCGGTGGGATGGTTGGGTTGCAACCGCACCGACAGATGGCCCTCAAGCCCGATGGTATCGCGAAAGCGGGTAATGACACGGACCTTGCGCGCGACTGCGATCAAATCCTGATTGCGCATGATCTTGGAGACGGCCGCGACCATTTCCGGGGTGAGGCCACGCGCCAGGGCCGCCAGCGCTTCGGTGGTGGCTTGTTCGGACAGTAGCCAGTTACGGAAGTCCCCGACGGTCATGTGCGACACCGGCGCGAACGCCTTCGCATCGTGGCTGTCGATGATGAGGCGGGTGATGTTGTCGTCTTCGTAAGGTATCAGCGCCTCGGTGAGGAACTGCTTGAGCGGGGTTTCCGCAAGGACATGACGCGCCGCCATCCGTTCCTGCGCGGTGGCAGCGCCGATGCCTGCAAGATAATCGCCCGAACGCGCAGGGCTGGCATAAGCCATCACCTGCTTCAGGTTATCGAAGGCGAACAGTTGCTGGTCGATGGCGGTACGATAGCGCAACGGTTTCCACCTCGTATAGTGACAAGCCTTATTCCGCCGGCACAGAGTTCGCCGTGACGGACAGCATCTCGTCGGGCGCTGCCGAGTCGCGCTGGCCGGCCGTCAGTCTGAAGTAGGCATAGGCCAGCCCCATCAGCACGAGGAACAGCAGCGTCAGCATAGCATTGAACCACACCATCGCGAACAGGCAAACCAGTCCAAGTCCGAATGCGATGGCCGGGAACGCGGGATAGAACGGCGCGCGATAGGTGCGGACCAGGTTGGGTTCACTCTGTCGCAGTTTGAACAACGCGGCCATCGAGATCAGGTACATGATGATCGCCCCGAACACCGACATGGTCACGATGTTGGCGGTGAGCGTCTGTCCGCCGAACTGCACCCATTCGTCGCTGAAGATCGCGATGAGGCCGACCGCGCCGCCCGCCAGCAGGGCGCGGTGCGGGGTGTTGAAGCGCGGGCTGAGCGCGGCGAATGTTTTGGGGAGATAGCCGGCGCGCGCCAGAGCGAAGATCTGGCGTGAATAGCCCATGATGATGCCGTGGAACGAGGCGATCAGCCCGAACAGGCCGATCCACACCAGCATGTGCAGCCAGCCGCTGTTTTCTCCGACGACGACTTTCATTGCCTGCGGCAAGGGATCGTTGATGTTGGCGAGCTTGCTCCAGTCGCCGACACCGCCGGCAAAGATCATGACGCCGAAGGCCAGCAGCACCAGCGTGAGAATGCCTGCCACGTAAGCGATCGGAATTGTCTTCTGCGGCTCCTTGGCTTCTTCGGCGGCCATCGCAGCGCCCTCGATGGCGAGGAAGAACCAGATCGCGAACGGAATCGATGCAAAGATGCCGGAAATCGCGGCACCGTTGAACGTGTTGCCGCCGGCCCAGCCGTTGGCGACAAAATTTGCCATCGACCATCCGGGTGCAACCACGCCCATGAAAACCAGTAGTTCAGCGATTGCCAGCACCGTAACGAACAGTTCGAAGGCAGCGGCGATGCCGACGCCGATCCAGTTCAGCGCGATGAAGATGACATAGGCGCTCAGCGCGAACCATTTCGGGTTGATGCCCGGAAATTGCACATTGAGATAAGCGCCGATGGCGAGAGAAATCGCAGGCGGCGCGAAAACGAA is a genomic window of Bradyrhizobium sp. G127 containing:
- a CDS encoding ethanolamine ammonia-lyase subunit EutB: MRYRTAIDQQLFAFDNLKQVMAYASPARSGDYLAGIGAATAQERMAARHVLAETPLKQFLTEALIPYEDDNITRLIIDSHDAKAFAPVSHMTVGDFRNWLLSEQATTEALAALARGLTPEMVAAVSKIMRNQDLIAVARKVRVITRFRDTIGLEGHLSVRLQPNHPTDDLRGVAASTLDGLLMGSGDAVIGLNPASDSMPVLRDLLHMLDEVIQHFAIPTQSCVLTHVTNTVKLAEVGAPVDLVFQSIGGTEKTNRSFGVTPEILDEARDAALSLKRGTVGDNVMYFETGQGSALSADANFGVDQQTCEARAYALARRYKPLLVNTVVGFIGPEYLYDGKQIIRAGLEDHFCGKLLGLPLGCDICYTNHAEADQDDMDTLLVLLGTAGISFIMGIPGADDVMLNYQSTSFHDALFLRETLGLKRAPEFEAWLQRMQITDADGRLRPPSPNALLGGMGQLKSLVA
- the eat gene encoding ethanolamine permease, which translates into the protein MAPTQVPSHSAGLQKVLGPFQLWGIAVGLVISGEYFGWSYGWNTAGTLGFLVATVLVATMYTTFIFSFTELSTAIPHAGGPFAYARRAFGPTGGFIAGFATLVEFVFAPPAISLAIGAYLNVQFPGINPKWFALSAYVIFIALNWIGVGIAAAFELFVTVLAIAELLVFMGVVAPGWSMANFVANGWAGGNTFNGAAISGIFASIPFAIWFFLAIEGAAMAAEEAKEPQKTIPIAYVAGILTLVLLAFGVMIFAGGVGDWSKLANINDPLPQAMKVVVGENSGWLHMLVWIGLFGLIASFHGIIMGYSRQIFALARAGYLPKTFAALSPRFNTPHRALLAGGAVGLIAIFSDEWVQFGGQTLTANIVTMSVFGAIIMYLISMAALFKLRQSEPNLVRTYRAPFYPAFPAIAFGLGLVCLFAMVWFNAMLTLLFLVLMGLAYAYFRLTAGQRDSAAPDEMLSVTANSVPAE